ACGCATATAATCGTTCATTGAGACGAGGGTTAAGACTGGCTCCAGTACGACCTGAGACAATCCACAGCAGGGAGCGACCACTATCACGAACTATGCGGAGCATGGATTCTCGAGGTTTCTGACTGGGGATGGAAACAGGGGTAAAGGTGATACCTTGGCTACCCAGAACGAGAGTGGCGATCGCCTTGGCTCTGGGCATGTGAAAATTAGAGGTAATTAGGTAGACGTGGTGAATTTGGCGTTCTTGAAAATCTGCAACTAGACTAGTAAAATTGGTAACAGTGTCAACAGCACGGTAATCAAGGTGTAGGCGGCTCTTAGGTATATATGCTTTGCTAAAAATGGCACGGGCTGAATCTGGCGGTTGACCACTGGAAACCCAGATGTCTAAACTGGGGTGGTTTTGGGCAAATTCGGCAGTGAATTCTTCCCTGTCTGGACTTCCGCCCAGGGTAAGGATAGCTTGGGGATGGGGAGCTTGGAAGGAGGCGATCGCAATTCGTGTAGGAATGAGGCTTAAGAATACGAAAATAATAGTTAATAGCGTAAAAATACCATATTTTTTGAGTCTTTGATCTAGCAGCTTCATAATCAAACTTAATCTGTACTTAGCCTCTTTAATTTAAAGTCCATGATGCCGATATGTAAGTAGCCCAAAATACATAACATGACCACAGTTGACAATTCTCCCCTGCTCCCTGGACTAAAAGCGCCACCAGGTTTTTTGCACGTAATTGAGAATTGCCACGGCGATCGCCCCCAGCAATAATAACCAAATAATTCCGCCAGGAAGGAAAGTCAGTAGACCAAAGCCTCTTAATACCCAGACGGCGATACCCATACCCAGGAGGATGCCGAAAATCTGGGTTAATGTGCGATTTAAGGAAGATTGATTCACCTAATTGCCCTCTCAACTCAATATTTACTGAATACAACTTGCATATTCGATTGTGTTTGTGCCATTCTAGCTGTTACCAACTCACTTTTTCATCTAAAAGTGTTGTTAGTGTGAAGACTGCTTAAAATTTTCATAGATTTTCCGTAATCATCAATACTAATTTTTAAGTACATACACATAATAATAATAAATTGGAAATGACTATTTCCGGAAAATCTGTAGCTGGGACTGGAACTAGAACTTGATGGGTTTGACTCAATCCAGTTTGCTAGTTGCTGGTATGTAGAGTGCTGAGTTAAAAGTGCTGATTGCTGAGTTAAAAGACCGCCCAATACTGGGACGTGTTTGTTTAATTCAGCACCCAGTACTTAAAATTCAGTACGTTGGTGAACCCTTTGAGGTGGATGAGTAGAGGAGTAAAGGAAATGAATATGTCTGCGTCTTATATTTCAGACTCAACTATTAAAGGTGCGGATATGGCTTGGAGTCCAGACAAACAAAAGTTGCTGATGCAGGGTGAAATTTTAGTGGAAACAGGATCGCATACGGCCTGGGGTGGTGCTGTTACCGCCTGGATGTATGTGCCACTGGTGCGATCGCATGTATGGCAGCAACTGACTGACTATCCCCGGTGGGTACAATATTTTCCCGATATTACCAAAAGCGAAGTTTTACACAGGGGTGAAGTCAAACGCTTATATCAAGCAGCACAAAAGGCTTTTTTATTTTTCACGGCTCAAGTTGAAATTCACCTCAATGTTGTAGAAGTGCTGGGGCAACAAATTCAATTTCGGATGGAAAAAGGGACTTTTGAGGATTTTAACGCTAATTTAGAGTTACAAGATTGCGGTAACGGCACAATCCTGGCTTATAATGTACAAGCGACACCTAATATCCCCGTTCCATCGATATTCATACAACAAGCTATGAATTTTGAGTTACCGACGAATATGCGTAAAATGCGA
The Gloeotrichia echinulata CP02 DNA segment above includes these coding regions:
- a CDS encoding YdcF family protein, translated to MKLLDQRLKKYGIFTLLTIIFVFLSLIPTRIAIASFQAPHPQAILTLGGSPDREEFTAEFAQNHPSLDIWVSSGQPPDSARAIFSKAYIPKSRLHLDYRAVDTVTNFTSLVADFQERQIHHVYLITSNFHMPRAKAIATLVLGSQGITFTPVSIPSQKPRESMLRIVRDSGRSLLWIVSGRTGASLNPRLNERLYAFR
- a CDS encoding SRPBCC family protein, with product MSASYISDSTIKGADMAWSPDKQKLLMQGEILVETGSHTAWGGAVTAWMYVPLVRSHVWQQLTDYPRWVQYFPDITKSEVLHRGEVKRLYQAAQKAFLFFTAQVEIHLNVVEVLGQQIQFRMEKGTFEDFNANLELQDCGNGTILAYNVQATPNIPVPSIFIQQAMNFELPTNMRKMRQVLCKGQPILDFRFAILD